The Pandoraea vervacti DNA window CGGCCGCGATGGTTTTCCGGCATCTATAACTCCTTGACGATGCTAGGGTCGGTTCACAGACCCCAAGCCTGCGGGCGGACCCGCGACGGATCACCGCTATTGGAACGCGAAAAGCGAAAGCAGTTGCAAGCCGCGTCGTCCCGACAGGACAGGAAGTGACGACTTGGAGACCTACGACCGTTGTCGTCAAGTCGCCACCTCGCCCCCCCCTCGCGCGCGGCTCCGATGCAAGTTCGAGTGGCTTACAGCTCGGCGAGAATCGTCGAGGTGGCCGACACCTTGTCGCCGATGGCCACGCGCGGGCGCGAGCCGAGCGGCAGGTACACGTCCACCCGCGAACCGAAACGGATGAAGCCGTAGCGCTGACCGCGCGTGACGCGATCGCCCGCCTTGACGTAGCACAGAATGCGACGCGCAATCAGACCAGCGACCTGCACGCTCGTCACGATCTGGCCGCCCACATCGATCACCAGGGCATTGCGTTCGTTTTCGAGCGATGCCTTGTCCAGATCGGCGTTGAAGAAACGACCCGGGAAATATTCCACCTTGGTCACCGTGCCGTCAACAGGGGCACGATTCGAGTGAACATTGAAGACGTTCATGAACACGCTGATCTTCAGTGCTTCACGGCCTGCGTAGGGATCCTGCGTGGTTTCGATGGCCACGATGCGCCCATCTGCCGGGGAGAGCACGGCGCCGGCCTGTTGCGGCACTTCGCGCGGCGGGTCACGGAAGAATTGCAGTACGAACAGGGCGATCACCCAGAACGGCGCGGCCCAAAACACGCCGGCCACAAAATGCACGACGAGCGCGACGGCGACGGCGATACCCAGGAAGGGCCAGCCCTCGCGGGCAATGATCGGGTGAGGATAATTCATGCGATTGAACTCGCGTCCTTGGTAAAACGGTTGAGTGAGCGGGTTGGCCTGCATTGGACCAAACCGTGACGTGGCGGCATTGTAGCAATGCGCGCGACGTGGCGACACCTTTTCCCCAATCGACACGCTCGCGTCACTGTGCCGAGACGGGGAAAAATCGGTGAATGGCGTCGCGCAAACGCCCCTGAGGCAACCTCGGCGCCGCGCACGAGCGACAATGCGGAAATGCGGCGAGCGCGATCCGAACGCCGAACGGCAAACGAAAAGGCCGTCCGCCTTGCCGTCACCCCATTGGCGACGGCAAAACGGACGGCCCGAAGCAACGGTTCACGCGTAACAGGATCACATGTCGCCATGCGCCCCAGCCCGCCATCACCGTGTGCCCCCGCTGCGTGTGGTCCGACACTGCCGGACGCACGCACCGGGCGGCACGTCATGCGGCTTAGTTCTTCGACTGGTCGACCAGCTTGTTCTTGGCGATCCACGGCATCATCGCGCGCAGCTTGCCACCCACTTCTTCGATCTGGTGCTCGGCCGTCAGACGACGACGCGAGATCAGGGTCGGGGCGCCGGCCTTGTTTTCCAGCAGGAACGACTTGGCGTATTCGCCGGTCTGGATGTCCTTCAGGCACTGCTTCATGGCCTTCTTCGTCTCTTCCGTCACGACGCGCGGGCCAGTGACGTACTCGCCGTATTCGGCGTTGTTCGAGATCGAGTAGTTCATGTTGGCGATACCGCCTTCATAGATCAGGTCGACGATCAGCTTGAGTTCGTGCAGGCACTCGAAGTAAGCCATTTCCGGTGCGTAGCCCGCTTCCACCAGCGTTTCGAAACCGGCCTTGATCAGCTCGACGGTACCGCCGCACAGCACGGCTTGTTCGCCGAACAGGTCGGTTTCCGTCTCTTCGCGGAAGTTGGTTTCGATGATGCCGGCACGGCCGCCGCCGTTAGCGGCAGCGTACGACAGCGCGATGTCGCGCGCGGCGCCCGACTTGTCCTGCGCCACGGCGATCAGGTGCGGCACGCCGCCACCTTGCGAGTACGTCGAGCGCACCGTGTGGCCCGGGGCCTTCGGGGCGATCATGATGACGTCGAGGTCGGCGCGCGGGATCACGGCGCCGTAGTGCACGTTGAAGCCGTGTGCGAAGGCCAGGGCGGCGCCTTCCTTGATGTTGGCGTGAACTTCGTTCTTGTACACGTCGGCGATTTGCTCATCCGGCAGCAGCATCATGACGATGTCGGCCGACTTCACGGCTTCCGCCACTTCCTTGGTGTTCAGGCCAGCATTGACCGCCTTGTTCCACGAAGCGCCGTTCTTGCGCAGACCAACCGTCACGTTCACGCCGCTGTCCTTCAGGTTCTGGGCGTGGGCGTGGCCTTGCGAGCCGTAACCGATGATCGTGACTTGCTTGCCCTTGATGAGGGAGAGGTCGGCGTCTTTGTCGTAGAAAACTTTCATTTGGAGTGTCCCGTATTACCAAAAATAAACTGAAATCAGAATGGATCGAAATCCGCTTACCGCGTTGCCGTTGCCGGTCAGACCTTCAGGATGCGCTCACCGCGCCCGATGCCCGAGCCACCGGTACGAACCGTCTCGAGAATCGCCGTCTGGTCGAGCCCTTCGATGAATGCGTCGAGTTTCGACGAATTTCCGGTGAGCTCGATCGTATAGGTCTTTTCCGTAACGTCAATGATGCGGCCGCGGAAAATATCCGACATCCGCTTCATCTCTTCCCGCTCCTTGCCCACCGCGCGAACCTTGATGAGCATGAGCTCGCGCTCGATGTGCGCGCCCTCGGTCAGATCCACCACCTTCACCACTTCGATGAGTCGGTTCAGGTGCTTGGTGATCTGCTCGATCACGTCATCGGAGCCAGTCGTGACCACCGTCATGCGTGAGAGCGACCGATCTTCGGTCGGCGCAACGGTAAGGGTCTCGATATTGTAGCCACGTGCCGAGAACAGCCCGACCACGCGCGACAGCGCGCCCGGCTCGTTCTCGAGCAAAACAGAAATAATGTGCCTCATGGTGTATCCCGGATTGTCCTGGTTTGGGACGCCGCGCCCGCACGCCGGTCGAACCGGCAGCCGCTGGCAGCGCGAACGCGCCTCGTCGTCTTACAGATCTTCCGAACCGAGCAGCATCTCGCTGATGCCCTTGCCCGCCTGGACCATCGGCCAGACGTTTTCGGTGGGATCCGTTTGGAAATCCATGAATACCGTACGATCCTTCAGCGCCAGGGCTTCGCGCAGTGCCGGCTCGACGTCCGACGACTTCTCGATGCGCATGCCCACGTGACCGTACGCCTCGGCGAGCTTCACGAAGTCCGGCAGCGCGTCCATGTACGAACTGGAGTAACGCTTGCTGTATTCGATCTGCTGCCACTGGCGAACCATGCCCAGATAGCGGTTGTTGAGCGACAGGATCTTGACCGGCGTGCGGTATTGCAGACACGTCGAGAGTTCCTGGATACACATCTGGATCGAGCCTTCGCCGGTGATACAGGCGACTTCGGCATCCGGATGCGCCATCTTCACGCCCATGGCGGCCGGCAGGCCAAAACCCATCGTGCCCAGACCGCCCGAGTTGATCCAGCGGCGAGGTTTGTTGAAGCGATAGTACTGAGCGGCCCACATCTGATGCTGACCGACGTCCGAGCACACGAAGGCTTCGCCGTCCGTGAGCTTCCAGTACGTCTCGACCACATGCTGGGGCTTGATGATCTCGCTCTCGCGATCGAACGCGAGGCAATCGCGCGAACGCCATTGCTCGATCTGCTTCCACCAGTCGGCAAGCGCCGCAGCGTCCGGACCATGCTCGGCCGTTTGCAGATTCTCGATCATCTCGCGCAGCACTTCCTTCACGTCGCCGACGATCGGAATGTCGACCTTCACACGCTTGGAAATCGACGACGGATCGATATCGATGTGAATAATCTTGCGAGCGTTCGAGGAGAAGTGTTCCGGGTTACCGATCACGCGGTCGTCGAAGCGTGCACCGATAGCGATGAGCACGTCGCAGTGCTGCATGGCCATGTTGGCTTCGTACGTGCCGTGCATGCCCAGCATGCCGAGGAACTTGGGATCGCTCGCGCGATACCCGCCCAGGCCCATGAGCGTATTGGTCACCGGATAGCCGAGCAGATCGCAGAACTGGTTCAGTTCCTTCGATGCGTCAGCCAGAATGATGCCGCCACCGGTATAGATATAGGGACGCTTGGCCGAGAGCAGCAGGCTCATCGCCTTGCGGATCTGGCCCGAGTGGCCCTTCGTTACCGGGTTGTACGAGCGCAGCGCCACCGACTTCGGATACTCGAAGCGGCAACGCGCCTTGGAAACGTCCTTCGGAATATCGACCAGCACCGGGCCCGGACGGCCCGTTTTGGCAATGTAGAAGGCTTTCTTGATCGTGGCGGCGAGATCGCGCACATCCTTCACGAGGAAGTTGTGCTTCACGCACGGACGGGTAATGCCGACCGTGTCGCATTCCTGAAAGGCGTCCTGACCGATCGCGGCCGTGGGCACCTGCCCGGTGATGATGACGAGCGGAATCGAATCCATGTACGCCGTGGCAATCCCGGTGACCGCGTTGGTCACGCCCGGGCCAGACGTCACGAGGCACACACCCACCTTGTCGGTGGAACGCGAATAAGCGTCGGCCGCGTGCACGGCTGCCTGCTCATGGCGCACCAGAATGTGCTGGATCTTGTCCTGCTTGTAGAGTTCGTCGTAGATGTAGAGAACCGAACCGCCGGGATAACCCCACAGATGTTCGACCCCTTCTTCCTGAAGCGAGCGCACGAGGATCTCGGCGCCAATCATGTCTTCGGAAGTATTTTGGTGGCGTGTAGCTTCCGCCTCGGAGAATTCCGCGCTTGGCATGTTCATCGTCGACCTTTCAAAGTTTCGGCAAAAATTTTGATCGGGTGCTCTCCCCACGAACTTGTGGTCCGGGCTCAAGCTGCGCGTCTGAATGATGGACCCACCGGATAGGTGTGCCGATATTGAGACAATCACAGATATTGCGAACTGGCAACATTACTGGTTTGCAGCAAAATGGTCAAGCATGTTTATGCATTTGCAGCACGATCGCGAAGTGCCCTTCGCAAAATTCCCACACCTGCGGCATACCGTCCCATGCTGGTGCACAATCTTCACACGATAGGAATCTGACGAACTTCCCTCCGTGGGAATCGTCAAGCCATGGCACGCGACAAAACGCGACATTACCGACAGCAAAAGCGGTTACAGGCAAGCGCGTTTTTGGTAGCATCCGCACCGACTACGCGATCTTTACGTAATCTTTACGCTTACACGGCATTTCACAGGCGCAGCGGCAGACGCTGCGTGTACCCCACCGGATGGCATCTGACAAGGAACTGGCGGATTTTCTCGCGGGCATCGAGCGGCGCGCTTTCAAGCAGGCCGTCTATGCCGTACGCGACGACGAGGCCGCCCTCGATATCGTTCAGGATGCGATGATCCGTCTGGCCGAGAAGTACGGCGACAAGCCGCCGGCCGACTTGCCGTTGCTGTTTACGCGCATCCTCCAGAACACCATTCACGACTATTTCCGCCGCCAGAAGGTGCGCAACACCTGGGTGACGCTATTCTCCAATCTCGCCGGTCCGGGCGACGACGAGCGCGACGATTTCGACCCGCTGGAAACCTTGCTGGGCGAGGACGGGTCAGTGCAGACCGAGAGCAGCGAAGACTCGGTTTCGCGTGCCGAAATCCTCACGCTCATCGAGGCGGAAATACAGAAGCTACCGACACGTCAACGAGAAGCCTTCCTCATGCGTTATTGGGAAGACATGGACGTTGCCGAGACCGCCGCCACGATGGGGTGCTCCGAGGGCAGCGTCAAGACGCACTGTTCGCGTGCCACCCACGCGTTGGCACAGGCGTTGAAGGCAAAAGGGATCAGGTTATGAGTCACGATCTGGAAACGAGGGAAATTCGCTTCGCACATCGCGTGCGACGGGCATTGGACGAAGCGTCCGATTCGCCGTCGCCGAATATCGCGGCCCGGCTGGCCGCCGCACGCCAGGAGGCGCTCGCCCGCAAGAAGCCCGAACCGGTCGCCATCGTGCAACCGGCGCTGGCGCTCGCGGGTGTCGGCACCGTGCAATCGCCGGAGATCGGCGGGCCGCGTCGCGCATTCGACAAGCTCGCGCGCCTGGGCCTGCTCTGGCCGCTCGCCGCTCTGGTCATCGGTCTGGCAGGCATTGCGTATTGGGAACATCAGCAGCATATTCAGGATCTGGCGGACATCGATGCCGCCGTATTGAGCGATGAACTGCCGCTGTCGGCGTATGCCGATCACGGTTTCAACGCGTATGTGAAGCGTGCCCAGTAGTCCCCCCATCCAAGACCACCCAGTGACGCGACGCAACGTACTTTTCCTGGTCGCCGCGCTGGTCGTCGCCGCAATTGCCGGCACGGCCGCGCTGCGCCGCCCGCCAGCGCCGGAACCGGTATCGGACGTGCCGCCGGCCATCGACAGCAGTGCCTCGTCCGGCAACGTCGCGCAAAACGCGTCTGCGACCCCGGTCGGCACGCTCAGTACCAGTGCGTCCGCCGCCAGCGCCCCCGCAGCCGCCCTGCCCTCGCCGGGAGGCGCCTGGGCGAAGCTCAATGCGGAACAGCAGGAAGCCCTCGCGCCACTCTCCCAGGATTGGAACCGCATGAGCGAGCGCCAGCGCGAGAAGTGGATCGAAATCGCCAAACGTTTCCGGACGCTGTCGCCCGACGGCCGCAAGCGGCTGCACGACCGGATGGCCGACTGGGTGCGCCTGACCCCGGAGCAGCGCCAACTGGCGCGAGAAAGCTATCAGAACGCGAAAACCCTGCCGCCGGAGCGCAAGGTGCAGGTGTGGCAGCAGTATCAGCAGCTCACGGAAGAACAGAAAAAGCGCCTGGCCGCCGATGACAAGAAGCTGTCCAACCGTCCCAACGTGGTCAGCGCGCCGCCGTCAGGCCGCTCGGGCGTAAAAAACCCGTACGCCGCCGTGCATCGCAAGGACGCCGGCACCGCCGCGAAGAACGGCGCGTTGCCGGTGCCGGCCCCGACAGCCTCGGCGCCGACGGCGACCTCCGGCACCACGGCATCTGCCTCGTCGGCGTCTGCCCCGGCCCCCGCGGCCGCCAGCAACGGCACGGCGAGCGCGGCGCCGGCGAACGGGGAAAAGAGCGGCGACAAGAACGGCGACGCCGTCTTCAATTCGGACCTGTACCACCACAACTGACGCGCTGCGCCGCTCTGCGTCGCATGGTGTCGATGCGCGACGGCCGCCTTCGGGCGGCCGTTTTCGTTTGCCATGCCGCCCCGCCTGCATCGGGCCGGGCGCGGCTTTGCCCGCCGTGCGCAAACGCCCCCGGCTGGCTGGCTCATCCACGCAATCTTCCGCATAATGGGCGACGCCCCCGGCGCGAACTCCCGTCGCACGAGCACAAACGCACCGGCGCACCGCCAGACTTCCGACCATAAGGCTCCAGACCACGCCGCGATGACCGACACCGCTACGACTCAGCCCGCCAAGCCGTCCCGCTCTCCTCGTGCGCCTCAGACCTCGCCCCCCGCCGAAGGCGCTCCGCACAGCCATGCCGTCCCCACGCTGCGCCGCCGTGTGCTGTCGATGGTCTACGAATCGCTGTTGCTCTTCGGCGTGCTCTTTCTGTCCGGCTATCTCTTCAGCGCCCTGACCCAGCAACGCAGCGGCCTGATGTACCGCCATGCCATGCAGGCGTGGCTGTTTTTCGTCCTCGGCGCGTATTTCGTTTGGTTCTGGACCCACGGCGGGCAAACGCTGGCGATGAAAACCTGGAAAATCCGTCTGGTCGACGCGCAGAGTCAGCCGGTGCGCGCAGGCCGCGCCCTGCTGCGCTATGTCCTGGCATGGCTGTGGGTGCTCCCGGCCATGGCGATCGACTGGGTATTCGGGCTGACGGGCTGGAGCAGCGTCGCGCTGCTGGGGGGATGGGTCGCGCTCTGGGCGCTGACCATGCACGTGACGCCGGATCACCAGTTCCTCCATGATCGGCTGGCAGGCACGCGGCTTGTCAGCATATTGGGTAAATAAGCCGCCGATGAGTCGCCAATGAGCCCTCCGCCGACAGGGTCCCCCCGCCCCGTGCTGCGCGCGTCGCGTCCACATCTGATCTATGGCGGCTTAGAGATCGGGCTGTCGATCATCGTGGCGATCGCGACGTGGTCGGCATGGCAAAGCCCATGGACGACGTTCCTCTGGACGGTCCTGTGGCTACCGGTCTCGCACGCCATCGGCCTCGCGGCGGGCTTCGTCATGGCGGCCCATGGCGATCCGACGCCCGAGCGCCGCACGCCGGCCGCCACGAACGTCGCCATCTGGGCCTACGAGTGCGCCGCGTCCATCCTGCTGCTCGACCTCTACCAGCCCTGGTTCAGCGCTGCCCCGCTCGCAACGCCCCGCGGTCCGGCCCGCCCCGTCGCCGTCTTGCTGCTGCACGGCTACGGTTGCAATCGTGCATTCTGGCTGCGCTTTTCCCACCATCTGGCCGACGCCGGCTATCACTGCGACGCGATCAACCTCGCGCCGGTCTTCGGCGACATCGACGATTACGCCGAGACCATTGCCAACGCCGCCCGCGGGCTCGCCGAACGCACGAGACTGCCCGTCGTGATCGTCGGCCACAGCATGGGCGGGATCGCGGCACGGGCCTGTTTGCGGCGTTATCCGACGTTGCCCGTCGCCCACACGATCACCCTCGGCTCGCCGCACTTCGGCACCCTGCACGCGCGACACGGAATCGGTCTGAATGTGCGTCAGATGAGCCTCGGCAGCGACTGGCTCGTTGCGCTCGCGAGCAGTGAGAATGACGCGCAGCGTGCGCGCATCACGTCGATCTACACGGCACACGACAACGTCGTCTATCCGGTGCGTACGTCGATTCTGCCCGGTGCCCATAACCTTGCGTTGGACGGACTCGGTCACGTATCGCTCAGCACCCATCCGCGCTCGCGCGCACTGGTGCTCGAAACGCTGGAACGCGTTGCGCAGGGCTTGCGCGGCGGCATCTAGGCCCGGCGACACCACGTCGCCGCGCCTTCCGGGCTTCCGGGCCACGTGCAGCCTTGTCCGCCTTGTCCACCCCCTCCACGCCGTCCGCTTGTCGCATCGCCGCGACGGCAAAAGACACTTTCGCGACACGCGCGTGACTGTCATCGTCCCTTCATGAAGCCGTGGCGCAATGCACGCATGTTCAACGCGACGTGCGAGCCGCTATGACGACGACCCCCACCCTCGAGTTGCCGGTCTCCCCTCCCGCGGCTCGCGCCGGACGCTTCGCAGAAGCCCCGCCGGGCCGCCCCGCCACCCCGCCTGCCGCCCCCCCCGCCGCACCGCCCTACGCCATCGACCTGCCCCCGGACACGCCCGACCCGCTTGATCCGCCGCCCGAAGGCATCACGCGCTATCGCACGATCTGGCTCTCCGACATCCATCTGGGCACGCAGGGCTGCCAGGCGGACTATTTGCTCGACTTCCTGCGCCATCACGACTCCGACTATCTCTATCTGGTCGGCGACATCATCGACGGCTGGCATCTGCGCAAGGGTTGGCACTGGCCACAGGCGCACAACGACGTCGTACAGAAGATGCTGCGCCGCGCGCGCAAGGGCACGCAGGTCGTCTACGTGCCGGGCAACCACGACGAAGCGGCACGCCAGTTCTGCGGACTGGCGTTCGGCGACATCGCCGTGCGCGATGAGGCGTTTCACACCACGCTCGGCGGCAAGCGTCTGTGGATTACCCACGGCGATCTGTTCGACGGCGTGATCCAGCACGCCAAGTGGCTCGCCTATCTGGGCGACTCGCTCTACACGATCACGCTGCTGCTCAATCGCTGGTTCAATCGCGTGCGCACGCGCTTCGGCTTCCCGTACTGGTCGCTCTCCCAGTACCTGAAGCACCAGGTCAAGAACGCAGTGAACTTCATCTCGGCCTTTGAAAACGTGATGGCCGACGAGGCGCGCCGCCGCGGGTGCGATGGCGTGGTCTGCGGCCACATCCACAAACCGGAAATCCGCGAGATCGACGGCTTGCTCTACTGCAACGACGGCGACTGGGTCGAGAGCCTGTCCGCCCTTGTCGAGACGATGGAAGGCGAGCTCAAGATCATCTACTGGACGCAGAAACGCCGCACGCCGGTGAACGTGAAAGCCACGGCCGTGAGCGCCTGAGCGCGGAATGAGCGCGGAATGAGCGCTGAATGCAAGCGAACTGGGATCGGCTTGAGAGCGGGCGGAGATCGAACCCGCCCAGACACACGGGGCGTTGCCCCGGATCGCCCACGACGGGCAATACGTCCGTGCCATGAATCCAACCGATGCACGAACGGCGGCTGAACGCCGGGCATGCACGGCTTCACACGCGCCAGCGCGTGTCAATTCCACCCGCGCGAGACGCGCGAAGGAGCGCCCGATGAAAATCATGATCGTCACCGACGCCTGGGATCCGCAGATCAACGGCGTGGTCCGCACGTTGAAAAACACGCGCGCTCAGTTGGAAGCTTCCGGCCATCGTG harbors:
- a CDS encoding phosphatidylserine decarboxylase; amino-acid sequence: MNYPHPIIAREGWPFLGIAVAVALVVHFVAGVFWAAPFWVIALFVLQFFRDPPREVPQQAGAVLSPADGRIVAIETTQDPYAGREALKISVFMNVFNVHSNRAPVDGTVTKVEYFPGRFFNADLDKASLENERNALVIDVGGQIVTSVQVAGLIARRILCYVKAGDRVTRGQRYGFIRFGSRVDVYLPLGSRPRVAIGDKVSATSTILAEL
- the ilvC gene encoding ketol-acid reductoisomerase; the encoded protein is MKVFYDKDADLSLIKGKQVTIIGYGSQGHAHAQNLKDSGVNVTVGLRKNGASWNKAVNAGLNTKEVAEAVKSADIVMMLLPDEQIADVYKNEVHANIKEGAALAFAHGFNVHYGAVIPRADLDVIMIAPKAPGHTVRSTYSQGGGVPHLIAVAQDKSGAARDIALSYAAANGGGRAGIIETNFREETETDLFGEQAVLCGGTVELIKAGFETLVEAGYAPEMAYFECLHELKLIVDLIYEGGIANMNYSISNNAEYGEYVTGPRVVTEETKKAMKQCLKDIQTGEYAKSFLLENKAGAPTLISRRRLTAEHQIEEVGGKLRAMMPWIAKNKLVDQSKN
- the ilvN gene encoding acetolactate synthase small subunit; translation: MRHIISVLLENEPGALSRVVGLFSARGYNIETLTVAPTEDRSLSRMTVVTTGSDDVIEQITKHLNRLIEVVKVVDLTEGAHIERELMLIKVRAVGKEREEMKRMSDIFRGRIIDVTEKTYTIELTGNSSKLDAFIEGLDQTAILETVRTGGSGIGRGERILKV
- a CDS encoding acetolactate synthase 3 catalytic subunit — its product is MNMPSAEFSEAEATRHQNTSEDMIGAEILVRSLQEEGVEHLWGYPGGSVLYIYDELYKQDKIQHILVRHEQAAVHAADAYSRSTDKVGVCLVTSGPGVTNAVTGIATAYMDSIPLVIITGQVPTAAIGQDAFQECDTVGITRPCVKHNFLVKDVRDLAATIKKAFYIAKTGRPGPVLVDIPKDVSKARCRFEYPKSVALRSYNPVTKGHSGQIRKAMSLLLSAKRPYIYTGGGIILADASKELNQFCDLLGYPVTNTLMGLGGYRASDPKFLGMLGMHGTYEANMAMQHCDVLIAIGARFDDRVIGNPEHFSSNARKIIHIDIDPSSISKRVKVDIPIVGDVKEVLREMIENLQTAEHGPDAAALADWWKQIEQWRSRDCLAFDRESEIIKPQHVVETYWKLTDGEAFVCSDVGQHQMWAAQYYRFNKPRRWINSGGLGTMGFGLPAAMGVKMAHPDAEVACITGEGSIQMCIQELSTCLQYRTPVKILSLNNRYLGMVRQWQQIEYSKRYSSSYMDALPDFVKLAEAYGHVGMRIEKSSDVEPALREALALKDRTVFMDFQTDPTENVWPMVQAGKGISEMLLGSEDL
- a CDS encoding RNA polymerase sigma factor; amino-acid sequence: MASDKELADFLAGIERRAFKQAVYAVRDDEAALDIVQDAMIRLAEKYGDKPPADLPLLFTRILQNTIHDYFRRQKVRNTWVTLFSNLAGPGDDERDDFDPLETLLGEDGSVQTESSEDSVSRAEILTLIEAEIQKLPTRQREAFLMRYWEDMDVAETAATMGCSEGSVKTHCSRATHALAQALKAKGIRL
- a CDS encoding DUF3619 family protein, which codes for MSHDLETREIRFAHRVRRALDEASDSPSPNIAARLAAARQEALARKKPEPVAIVQPALALAGVGTVQSPEIGGPRRAFDKLARLGLLWPLAALVIGLAGIAYWEHQQHIQDLADIDAAVLSDELPLSAYADHGFNAYVKRAQ
- a CDS encoding DUF3106 domain-containing protein, which produces MTRRNVLFLVAALVVAAIAGTAALRRPPAPEPVSDVPPAIDSSASSGNVAQNASATPVGTLSTSASAASAPAAALPSPGGAWAKLNAEQQEALAPLSQDWNRMSERQREKWIEIAKRFRTLSPDGRKRLHDRMADWVRLTPEQRQLARESYQNAKTLPPERKVQVWQQYQQLTEEQKKRLAADDKKLSNRPNVVSAPPSGRSGVKNPYAAVHRKDAGTAAKNGALPVPAPTASAPTATSGTTASASSASAPAPAAASNGTASAAPANGEKSGDKNGDAVFNSDLYHHN
- a CDS encoding RDD family protein, producing MTDTATTQPAKPSRSPRAPQTSPPAEGAPHSHAVPTLRRRVLSMVYESLLLFGVLFLSGYLFSALTQQRSGLMYRHAMQAWLFFVLGAYFVWFWTHGGQTLAMKTWKIRLVDAQSQPVRAGRALLRYVLAWLWVLPAMAIDWVFGLTGWSSVALLGGWVALWALTMHVTPDHQFLHDRLAGTRLVSILGK
- a CDS encoding esterase/lipase family protein produces the protein MSPPPTGSPRPVLRASRPHLIYGGLEIGLSIIVAIATWSAWQSPWTTFLWTVLWLPVSHAIGLAAGFVMAAHGDPTPERRTPAATNVAIWAYECAASILLLDLYQPWFSAAPLATPRGPARPVAVLLLHGYGCNRAFWLRFSHHLADAGYHCDAINLAPVFGDIDDYAETIANAARGLAERTRLPVVIVGHSMGGIAARACLRRYPTLPVAHTITLGSPHFGTLHARHGIGLNVRQMSLGSDWLVALASSENDAQRARITSIYTAHDNVVYPVRTSILPGAHNLALDGLGHVSLSTHPRSRALVLETLERVAQGLRGGI
- a CDS encoding UDP-2,3-diacylglucosamine diphosphatase yields the protein MTTTPTLELPVSPPAARAGRFAEAPPGRPATPPAAPPAAPPYAIDLPPDTPDPLDPPPEGITRYRTIWLSDIHLGTQGCQADYLLDFLRHHDSDYLYLVGDIIDGWHLRKGWHWPQAHNDVVQKMLRRARKGTQVVYVPGNHDEAARQFCGLAFGDIAVRDEAFHTTLGGKRLWITHGDLFDGVIQHAKWLAYLGDSLYTITLLLNRWFNRVRTRFGFPYWSLSQYLKHQVKNAVNFISAFENVMADEARRRGCDGVVCGHIHKPEIREIDGLLYCNDGDWVESLSALVETMEGELKIIYWTQKRRTPVNVKATAVSA